Proteins encoded in a region of the Desulfovibrio desulfuricans genome:
- a CDS encoding DnaJ C-terminal domain-containing protein, which yields MAVSYKDYYKLLGVERAASAEEVSKAYKKLARKYHPDLNPGDKQAEEKFKEINEAYEVLKDPEKRKLYDQLGPNWQHGQQFQGEPGFENVHFTFNGKNFDGSGFSDFFETLFGGGGQFGGGAQFGGPFGGQMGGQGGGRGANFGPDPFGGFSSRQRRGRDVEAELALSLEEVLRGGPRSVSINMPAGSKTLEVNVPAGIREGAKLRLAGQGDPAPGGTPGDLFLRVRYLPHHVFKVDGDNLQCDLALAPWEAALGARVEVPTLEGSVEMQIPAGSSSGRKFRLRGKGLGAGDKRGDLLAKIMIRVPAQITDEERDLWSKLAEISTFKARA from the coding sequence ATGGCAGTATCGTACAAGGATTATTACAAACTTCTGGGAGTAGAGCGCGCAGCGTCAGCCGAGGAGGTCTCCAAGGCTTACAAAAAGCTGGCCCGCAAATACCACCCTGACCTCAATCCCGGCGACAAGCAGGCAGAGGAGAAGTTTAAGGAAATCAACGAAGCCTATGAAGTGCTCAAAGACCCGGAAAAGCGCAAACTGTACGACCAGCTTGGCCCCAACTGGCAGCACGGCCAGCAGTTTCAAGGCGAACCGGGCTTTGAGAATGTGCATTTCACGTTCAACGGCAAAAATTTTGACGGTTCGGGCTTTTCAGACTTTTTTGAAACCCTGTTTGGCGGCGGTGGCCAGTTTGGCGGCGGCGCTCAGTTCGGCGGCCCCTTTGGCGGCCAGATGGGCGGACAAGGTGGCGGACGCGGGGCCAATTTCGGCCCTGATCCCTTCGGTGGATTTTCGTCCCGTCAGCGGCGTGGCCGCGATGTAGAAGCAGAGCTGGCCCTGAGCCTTGAAGAAGTGCTGCGCGGCGGCCCGCGCTCCGTGTCCATCAACATGCCCGCAGGTTCAAAGACTCTTGAGGTCAACGTGCCCGCAGGCATCCGCGAAGGGGCAAAACTGCGCCTCGCCGGGCAGGGCGACCCTGCGCCGGGCGGCACGCCGGGCGACCTTTTTTTGCGGGTGCGCTATCTGCCCCACCATGTTTTCAAGGTGGACGGAGACAACCTGCAATGCGATCTGGCCCTGGCTCCCTGGGAGGCAGCTCTTGGAGCGCGGGTTGAAGTGCCTACCCTTGAAGGCAGCGTAGAAATGCAGATTCCCGCAGGCTCCAGCTCCGGGCGCAAGTTCCGCCTGCGCGGCAAGGGTCTGGGCGCTGGCGACAAGCGGGGCGACCTGCTGGCAAAGATCATGATTAGGGTTCCCGCCCAGATCACGGACGAAGAGCGCGACCTGTGGAGCAAGCTGGCCGAGATATCAACATTCAAGGCCCGCGCGTAG
- a CDS encoding GNAT family N-acetyltransferase: protein MLTLTTEIFSQVSAEAEQLAAAHWDEVEAALHGAQRYRLDHERYASLERLGMLHISAARGLPEADQGAASATSSAPLAGYAAFTLVACPHCPQTLLAALDGLYLAPWARGGLFALRLLRHAEAALAVRGVSLVQYSSPASRPCHALYRRLGARPTETIWHKTLPPAPAMAAGTIEEDS, encoded by the coding sequence AGAAATATTTTCTCAGGTATCCGCAGAAGCGGAACAACTCGCCGCCGCCCACTGGGATGAGGTGGAAGCCGCCCTGCATGGCGCACAGCGTTACCGCCTTGACCATGAGCGCTATGCCAGCCTTGAACGGCTGGGCATGCTGCACATCAGCGCCGCGCGCGGACTGCCCGAGGCCGACCAAGGCGCAGCCTCCGCTACCTCCAGCGCTCCACTGGCGGGCTACGCCGCCTTTACCCTGGTGGCCTGCCCACATTGCCCGCAAACCCTGCTGGCGGCTTTGGACGGCCTCTATCTTGCCCCCTGGGCGCGCGGCGGCCTGTTTGCCCTGCGCCTGCTGCGCCATGCTGAGGCGGCCCTTGCCGTGCGCGGCGTAAGCCTTGTGCAGTACAGCTCGCCAGCGTCCCGCCCCTGCCATGCCCTCTACCGCCGCCTTGGGGCGCGGCCCACGGAAACTATCTGGCACAAAACCCTGCCGCCAGCGCCAGCCATGGCAGCAGGAACAATTGAGGAGGACAGCTAA